The Nakamurella antarctica genomic interval CTGTCAGTTTTTCGGTGAGATCAAAAACGCCGCCGAGGTCGACGCCGTCCGTCAAGTATGGCAACGTCATTACTGGGAGACCCTGGGCTGCAACAATTTCCGCGCATTCTGCTTCCGCCATCACCTTGATGGCGTGTTCTGCTGCTTCGGCCATGAGCCCAGTAGCCAGTGCCGGGTTGAGGCCTGCTTTTTTCAAACCCGCCGCAAGGTCTGTTTCGTCCAGACCGCTCTGGGCGGCGGCAGCGAGCGCGTGTTCGGGGAGGTAATCGCCCGCTGCGGCGTTCACAATCAACGTCCCGACAGGAAGGCCGACCTCGCCCAACTGCGCGATAGCTTCGATCGTTTCGCTCACCGGCATCTCCTGGAGCAATGTCACCAGATGCACCATGGTGTCTGGAGAATGTAAGAGGTTCACCACCCCATCAGCTTGATTGCGAATAGGACCCTTGCGCGCGAGGTCGGACATGGCGACGGTGACGTTGAGGAAGGACACAATGCGCCCAGTGGGAGGCGCGTCCATCACGACGGCGTCGTAGACATAGTTGCCGTCTTTCGTTTTGCGGTTGACACATTCTTTGGCTTTGCCGGTGAGCAGCACGTCACGCAGGCCGGGAGCGAGCGTGGTGGCGAACTCGACGGCGCCCATCTTTTTCAGTGTGCGCCCGGCGAAGCCAAGGTTGTAAAACAGCGCAAAGTACTCCATCAGAGCTGCTTCCACATCGATGGCGAGAGCGCGGACTTCGCCGCCACCCGGGGCCAGCGCCACTTTTCGTTCTTCGTAGGGCAACGGGGGTAAGTCGAAGAGCTGTGCGATCGCCTGCCGTTCTTCGACTTCGATCAGGAGCACCCGCCGGCCACCGCTCGCCAGCGCCAATGCAAGTGCGGCGGCGACGGTAGTTTTTCCGGTGCCGCCTTTGCCCGAAACGATATGCAGGCGGGCCTGCCTCGCATTGTCGGGCCAACCGAGCAGGGAGGGGGCTTTGCCAT includes:
- a CDS encoding ArsA-related P-loop ATPase, which produces MSHAADGKAPSLLGWPDNARQARLHIVSGKGGTGKTTVAAALALALASGGRRVLLIEVEERQAIAQLFDLPPLPYEERKVALAPGGGEVRALAIDVEAALMEYFALFYNLGFAGRTLKKMGAVEFATTLAPGLRDVLLTGKAKECVNRKTKDGNYVYDAVVMDAPPTGRIVSFLNVTVAMSDLARKGPIRNQADGVVNLLHSPDTMVHLVTLLQEMPVSETIEAIAQLGEVGLPVGTLIVNAAAGDYLPEHALAAAAQSGLDETDLAAGLKKAGLNPALATGLMAEAAEHAIKVMAEAECAEIVAAQGLPVMTLPYLTDGVDLGGVFDLTEKLTEQGVR